The Opitutales bacterium ASA1 genome window below encodes:
- a CDS encoding MDR family oxidoreductase encodes MTAKLVDVESASLPAGEVLVRVEYSSLNYKDALAVCRGAPIVRSFPMIPGVDLAGYVTASDDPQFAIGDAVMVNGWGLGESRWGGYARFCRVPAGYLVRIPPAFTPAQAMAIGTAGYTAMLCVQALERHGILDTTADVLVTGATGGVGSVAVALLADAGHRVTAATGRLSEHGYLRELGATQVVDRWALSAPGKPLQRERWAGAIDTLGGHVLANVCAGLRYRGVVAACGMAQSLEFPASVAPFILRGVTLVGIDSVRAPVCDRTSAWFALAKRIDPEKLATWTREIPLSAVVATALEMLEGRGRGRVVVRIPDRW; translated from the coding sequence GTGACGGCGAAACTCGTCGATGTCGAGTCGGCCTCGCTTCCTGCGGGCGAGGTGCTGGTGCGGGTCGAGTATTCGAGTCTCAACTACAAGGACGCGCTCGCCGTCTGTCGTGGAGCGCCCATCGTGCGGAGCTTTCCCATGATCCCGGGCGTCGATCTCGCCGGATACGTGACGGCGTCGGACGACCCGCAGTTCGCGATCGGTGATGCCGTGATGGTCAACGGCTGGGGCCTCGGGGAAAGCCGCTGGGGCGGATACGCACGCTTCTGCCGCGTGCCGGCCGGATACCTCGTGCGGATCCCGCCTGCGTTCACGCCCGCACAGGCCATGGCCATCGGCACGGCGGGCTACACGGCGATGCTGTGCGTGCAAGCGTTGGAGCGTCACGGTATTTTGGATACAACGGCGGACGTGCTCGTGACCGGAGCGACCGGCGGGGTCGGCAGCGTGGCCGTGGCGTTGCTCGCCGACGCGGGGCACCGTGTCACCGCAGCGACCGGACGGCTCTCCGAGCACGGCTACCTGCGCGAGTTGGGGGCGACGCAAGTCGTCGATCGCTGGGCACTCTCGGCACCGGGAAAGCCGCTTCAGCGCGAGAGGTGGGCCGGTGCGATCGATACGCTCGGCGGTCACGTGCTCGCCAACGTCTGCGCAGGGCTTCGCTACCGCGGCGTGGTCGCGGCCTGCGGGATGGCGCAGAGCTTGGAGTTTCCGGCTTCCGTGGCCCCGTTCATTCTGCGAGGGGTCACGCTCGTCGGCATCGACAGCGTGCGCGCGCCGGTGTGCGACCGGACGAGTGCTTGGTTCGCTTTGGCGAAGCGCATCGATCCCGAGAAACTCGCGACTTGGACACGCGAGATCCCCCTTTCCGCAGTCGTCGCGACTGCGTTGGAGATGCTCGAAGGACGAGGTCGGGGGCGCGTCGTGGTGCGCATTCCCGATCGCTGGTGA
- the tsf gene encoding translation elongation factor Ts, whose amino-acid sequence MSTVISAQMVSTLREKTGAGLLDCKKALTEAAGDLEQAETILRKKGVASAAKKAGRTANEGLIESYIHLGGKVGVLVEVNCETDFVAKTDEFKALCRDLCLQIAAANPICVTREEVPQAELDREREIAASQAAGKPPAAVQKIVEGKVEKYYATACLLDQPFVKNPDQAVKDILTEKIAKLGENIVVRRFVRFQVGA is encoded by the coding sequence ATGAGCACTGTCATCAGCGCCCAAATGGTCAGCACCCTCCGGGAAAAAACCGGTGCCGGTTTGCTCGACTGCAAGAAGGCTTTGACCGAGGCCGCCGGCGACCTCGAGCAAGCAGAGACGATCCTGCGCAAGAAGGGTGTCGCTTCTGCCGCCAAGAAAGCCGGTCGCACCGCCAACGAAGGCCTCATCGAGAGCTACATCCACCTCGGTGGAAAGGTGGGCGTCCTCGTGGAGGTCAACTGCGAGACCGACTTCGTCGCGAAGACCGACGAGTTCAAGGCTCTCTGCCGCGACCTCTGTTTGCAGATCGCCGCCGCGAACCCGATCTGCGTCACGCGCGAGGAGGTTCCTCAAGCCGAACTCGATCGCGAGCGCGAGATCGCCGCTTCGCAGGCTGCCGGCAAACCGCCCGCCGCCGTGCAGAAGATCGTCGAAGGCAAGGTCGAGAAATACTACGCCACGGCGTGCCTGCTCGATCAGCCGTTCGTGAAGAACCCCGATCAGGCGGTGAAGGACATCCTCACCGAGAAGATCGCAAAGCTCGGCGAAAACATCGTGGTGCGCCGCTTCGTGCGCTTCCAAGTGGGTGCCTGA
- the rpsB gene encoding 30S ribosomal protein S2: protein MNLTPKDLLDAGVHFGHQTKRWNPRFKGFLFDHRQGISIIDLIKTHDCLEKAYTFLENLVADGDDILFVGTKRQAQEIVREAASSTGMPFCVNRWMGGTLTNFETIKRSISKYKRYQEMESSGELGKMHKKEASAIKREMERMNRNFEGISHLDRVPKAMLVVDVNYEDIAVAEARRLGLKIVALVDTNSDPSLVDYPVPGNDDAVKSIRIVIETLVEAIQSGLSQRDSRRINRGQQQLAETRAGIPTPALALAEQLETEADAEVGSVDPIETVEPSETETN, encoded by the coding sequence ATGAACCTCACACCCAAAGACCTCCTCGACGCCGGAGTCCATTTCGGCCACCAGACCAAGCGTTGGAATCCCCGTTTCAAGGGTTTCCTCTTCGACCACCGGCAGGGCATCTCGATCATCGATCTGATCAAGACCCACGACTGCCTCGAGAAGGCCTACACGTTTCTCGAAAACCTCGTCGCCGACGGCGACGACATCCTCTTCGTCGGCACCAAGCGCCAAGCGCAAGAAATCGTCCGCGAGGCGGCCTCTTCGACCGGTATGCCGTTCTGCGTGAACCGCTGGATGGGCGGCACGTTGACCAACTTCGAGACCATCAAGCGCAGTATCTCGAAGTACAAGCGCTACCAAGAGATGGAATCCAGCGGAGAGCTGGGCAAGATGCACAAGAAGGAGGCCTCGGCGATCAAGCGCGAGATGGAGCGCATGAATCGCAATTTCGAAGGCATTTCCCATCTCGATCGCGTCCCGAAGGCCATGCTCGTGGTCGACGTGAACTACGAGGACATCGCCGTCGCCGAAGCCCGCCGCCTCGGGCTGAAGATCGTGGCTCTCGTCGACACCAACTCCGATCCCTCGCTCGTCGACTACCCGGTCCCCGGCAACGACGACGCCGTGAAGTCGATCCGCATCGTGATCGAGACGCTCGTCGAGGCCATCCAATCGGGCCTCTCGCAGCGCGACTCACGCCGCATCAACCGCGGTCAGCAACAGCTCGCGGAAACCCGCGCCGGCATCCCGACGCCTGCGCTCGCGCTCGCCGAGCAGCTCGAGACCGAGGCGGACGCCGAGGTCGGCTCCGTCGATCCGATCGAGACCGTCGAGCCCTCCGAAACCGAGACGAATTGA
- the moeB gene encoding molybdopterin-synthase adenylyltransferase MoeB — translation MIQTPSLTPAETARYSRHIMLSEIGLGGQLRLKRARVLVIGAGGLGSPVALYLAAAGVGTIGLADFDKVEAHNLQRQILHTDASVGHPKTESGAAQLRAINPGIEIVQHRAGVTAENAVALFRDYDLIVDGSDNFPTRYLNTDAAFLAGKPLVYGSIFKFEGQVTVFDPHGGTPCYRCLFPEPPPPGSVPNCGEAGVLGALCGVVGSIQAMEAVKRLAGIREGLAGRLLVIDAMNMTFRSLNLRKDPDCPLCGPRAAIHVIDPARYAEGCAPGTQPADAASTTTAAPIASAPPDEELPLEIDVETASSWLRSGHARLLDVREPFELGICAIAGAEHIPMRQVPGAIEALAAENRPLLVLCHHGGRSMQVTQFLRSRGMENVSNIAGGIDAWAVLVEPGMQRY, via the coding sequence ATGATCCAGACGCCCTCGCTTACGCCCGCGGAAACCGCCCGCTACAGCCGCCACATCATGCTCTCCGAAATCGGCTTGGGGGGACAACTTCGCCTGAAGCGTGCGCGCGTCCTCGTGATCGGTGCCGGCGGCCTCGGCAGTCCAGTCGCGCTCTATCTCGCCGCCGCCGGTGTCGGCACGATCGGTCTGGCGGACTTCGACAAGGTCGAGGCCCACAACCTCCAACGCCAGATCCTGCACACCGACGCCTCCGTCGGCCACCCCAAGACGGAGTCCGGTGCCGCCCAACTCCGTGCGATCAATCCCGGTATCGAGATCGTCCAACATCGTGCCGGCGTCACTGCCGAGAACGCCGTCGCGCTCTTCCGCGACTACGACCTCATCGTAGACGGCTCGGACAACTTCCCCACGCGTTATCTGAACACCGACGCCGCCTTCCTCGCCGGCAAGCCCTTGGTTTACGGGAGCATCTTCAAGTTCGAGGGACAGGTCACGGTCTTCGATCCGCACGGAGGCACACCGTGTTATCGGTGCCTGTTTCCCGAACCGCCGCCGCCGGGTTCGGTGCCCAACTGCGGCGAAGCCGGCGTCCTCGGCGCACTCTGCGGGGTGGTCGGAAGCATCCAGGCGATGGAGGCGGTAAAACGCCTCGCCGGCATCCGCGAGGGACTCGCCGGCCGCCTGCTCGTGATCGACGCGATGAACATGACGTTTCGCTCCCTCAATCTCCGCAAGGACCCCGATTGCCCCCTCTGCGGCCCGCGCGCCGCGATCCACGTGATAGACCCCGCACGCTACGCCGAAGGTTGCGCGCCCGGGACCCAACCTGCCGACGCCGCGTCGACGACTACCGCCGCACCGATCGCATCCGCCCCCCCTGACGAAGAACTCCCGCTCGAAATCGACGTCGAGACCGCCTCGTCGTGGTTGCGCTCGGGACACGCGCGCCTGCTCGACGTCCGCGAGCCGTTCGAGCTCGGCATATGCGCGATCGCAGGCGCGGAACACATCCCCATGCGCCAAGTCCCCGGCGCGATCGAGGCGCTCGCCGCCGAAAATCGGCCCCTGCTCGTCCTCTGCCACCACGGCGGTCGCAGCATGCAGGTCACTCAATTCCTACGAAGCCGCGGCATGGAAAACGTCTCCAACATCGCCGGAGGCATCGACGCTTGGGCGGTACTCGTCGAACCGGGCATGCAACGCTACTGA
- a CDS encoding YhcH/YjgK/YiaL family protein — protein sequence MILDSIDLADLYAGLHPAFAAGFAWLRAFDAATPDGRHDIDGERHFALVQTVPTAPAAEKQFEAHRRYIDIQYVVSGDEIMLHAPLAGLREIAPFDPTRDVGFFHDPSSATALRVPPGSFAVFFPHDAHKPCCCPSSPGTVRKIVLKIEV from the coding sequence ATGATCCTAGACTCGATCGACCTCGCCGATCTCTACGCCGGGTTACACCCCGCTTTCGCCGCCGGCTTCGCTTGGTTGCGTGCGTTCGACGCCGCGACTCCCGACGGCCGCCACGACATCGACGGCGAACGCCATTTCGCACTGGTCCAGACCGTCCCGACGGCTCCGGCCGCCGAAAAACAATTCGAGGCGCACCGCCGCTACATCGACATCCAGTACGTCGTGTCCGGCGACGAGATCATGCTGCACGCCCCGCTCGCCGGCCTGCGCGAGATCGCTCCGTTCGATCCCACGCGTGACGTCGGCTTCTTCCACGATCCGTCCTCGGCCACCGCTCTACGCGTCCCTCCCGGCTCCTTCGCCGTCTTCTTCCCGCACGACGCCCACAAACCCTGCTGCTGCCCGAGTTCGCCCGGCACCGTGCGCAAGATCGTCCTGAAGATCGAGGTCTGA